A single Mesomycoplasma bovoculi M165/69 DNA region contains:
- the rpsJ gene encoding 30S ribosomal protein S10 has product MSKNAIKIKLKAFDHRQIDQTAQKIVLLARELNVDVRGPIPLPTKREIFTILRSVHINKKSREQFESRTYKRLIVLDVDSSNEQAVIDKIKRTQLPAGVEIDKLEVA; this is encoded by the coding sequence ATGAGCAAAAATGCAATTAAAATAAAATTAAAAGCCTTCGACCATCGTCAAATAGATCAAACAGCACAAAAAATTGTTTTGTTAGCTCGTGAGTTAAATGTTGACGTTAGAGGGCCAATCCCTTTACCTACAAAAAGGGAAATCTTTACAATTTTACGTTCAGTTCACATTAATAAAAAATCTCGTGAACAATTTGAAAGTAGAACTTACAAACGCTTGATTGTTTTAGATGTTGATTCAAGTAATGAACAAGCAGTTATTGACAAAATTAAAAGAACTCAACTACCAGCTGGTGTTGAAATTGATAAATTAGAGGTTGCATAA
- the rplD gene encoding 50S ribosomal protein L4: MAKKLETKTMETNQEVKIEQNLSAPKVTFENNFELPKILFGLTEAHSQAVFDTILYERGSRRYATHKVKSRAEVSGTGKKPWKQKGTGKARAGSRRSPIFVGGGRAFGPTTARNYNTKVNKKVRKLAFVSALSQLANQKQVLVADFAMNQISTKELVQKLDTYKASKLKHVLIASTDENLFLSARNLQNVVVTKPTSLLVEQLIWADALIIAENDIVKMVERVK; encoded by the coding sequence ATGGCTAAGAAATTAGAAACAAAAACTATGGAAACTAATCAAGAAGTTAAAATTGAACAAAACTTAAGTGCTCCAAAAGTTACATTTGAAAATAACTTTGAGTTACCAAAAATTCTATTTGGTTTAACTGAAGCACATTCACAAGCAGTTTTTGATACTATCTTGTATGAACGTGGTTCACGTCGTTATGCAACTCACAAAGTTAAATCACGTGCTGAAGTTAGTGGAACTGGTAAAAAACCTTGAAAACAAAAAGGAACTGGTAAGGCTCGTGCAGGTTCGCGTCGTTCACCTATTTTTGTTGGTGGTGGGCGTGCTTTTGGGCCTACAACTGCTCGTAACTACAATACTAAAGTTAATAAAAAAGTTCGTAAATTAGCATTTGTTAGTGCCTTATCACAACTTGCAAATCAAAAACAAGTTTTAGTGGCTGACTTTGCAATGAACCAAATTTCAACTAAAGAGTTAGTGCAAAAATTAGACACCTATAAAGCAAGTAAATTAAAACATGTTTTAATTGCTTCAACTGATGAGAATTTATTTTTATCAGCACGTAACTTACAAAATGTTGTAGTTACCAAACCAACTTCATTGTTAGTTGAGCAGTTAATTTGAGCAGATGCTCTAATTATTGCTGAAAATGATATTGTTAAAATGGTCGAAAGGGTTAAATAA
- the rplC gene encoding 50S ribosomal protein L3, with the protein MKGILGRKVGMTQVFSQDGQVIPVTVIEAQPNVVTAELTKEKNSYQAIQLGVFDKKTSRINKPEKGHFDKAQTTAKRFVREFRDFEGYKLGDKIDLSIFSEGEFVDVVGTSKGKGFAGTIKRYNQAIGPRSHGGGGGSKPIRQTGSIGDISGNKVVKGMTMPGHLGHERVTVQNLEVIKIDLANNVLLVKGSIPGPKKSYVIVKQASKNSTAKTPINLVNYSEVQNG; encoded by the coding sequence ATGAAAGGTATTTTAGGTAGAAAAGTCGGAATGACTCAAGTATTTAGTCAAGACGGCCAAGTTATTCCAGTCACTGTCATTGAAGCACAACCAAATGTCGTTACTGCAGAATTAACAAAAGAAAAAAATTCATATCAAGCTATTCAATTAGGTGTTTTTGATAAAAAAACATCTCGGATCAACAAACCTGAAAAAGGTCATTTTGACAAAGCACAAACTACTGCTAAAAGATTTGTTAGAGAATTTCGTGACTTTGAAGGTTACAAATTAGGTGACAAAATTGATTTAAGTATTTTTAGTGAAGGTGAATTTGTTGATGTAGTTGGTACTTCAAAAGGAAAAGGATTTGCCGGAACCATCAAAAGATACAACCAAGCAATTGGTCCTCGTTCTCACGGTGGTGGAGGTGGTTCAAAACCTATTCGTCAAACTGGTTCAATTGGTGATATTTCTGGAAACAAAGTTGTTAAAGGAATGACAATGCCAGGACATTTAGGTCATGAAAGAGTAACTGTCCAAAATCTTGAAGTTATTAAAATTGATCTTGCAAACAATGTTTTACTAGTTAAAGGTTCAATTCCAGGACCTAAAAAATCATATGTAATTGTTAAACAGGCAAGTAAAAATTCCACTGCTAAAACACCTATTAATTTAGTAAATTATTCAGAGGTGCAAAATGGCTAA
- the rplW gene encoding 50S ribosomal protein L23 yields MNFTEIIKAPILTEKTYEQMPSRVYTFAVDKRTNRSEVKKAIEYIFDVKVEKVNISVVDRKAKKLGRFAGFVPGYKKAYVTLKDGYSIKINDDESPIVEQDPQDLPKDQLSEEQKAEKQARYDEVQAKVAEKLANKAKKTTSKSAESDQKEVKGKE; encoded by the coding sequence ATGAATTTTACAGAAATTATTAAAGCACCAATTTTGACTGAAAAAACTTATGAGCAAATGCCTTCACGTGTTTACACATTTGCAGTAGACAAACGAACCAATCGTTCAGAAGTTAAAAAAGCTATTGAATATATTTTTGATGTTAAAGTTGAAAAAGTTAATATTAGCGTAGTTGATAGAAAAGCTAAAAAATTAGGACGTTTTGCAGGTTTTGTACCAGGTTACAAAAAAGCATATGTTACTTTAAAAGATGGATACTCAATCAAAATTAATGATGATGAAAGTCCAATTGTAGAACAAGACCCACAAGACTTACCAAAAGATCAACTAAGCGAAGAACAAAAAGCAGAAAAACAAGCACGTTATGATGAAGTTCAAGCTAAAGTTGCAGAAAAACTTGCAAACAAAGCTAAAAAAACAACCAGCAAAAGTGCTGAATCTGATCAAAAAGAAGTTAAAGGAAAAGAGTAG
- a CDS encoding ABC transporter substrate-binding protein — translation MKKLFKKSLFFISSLTPVILLASCETVTERNRQEFDFGIAIPPINDLNYVTNKSSEPIIKSLVESFFKPGPSAGSSYGAKLNLPTSSITTYSSSGNYTTASEILDHIDTIKSDNASYNLTDWGLTVGTINPGTDGHFSTIENNSGGEVTVTIPLNKGASKWSNGDEVTAQDYIDYVLYVLNANVASPKLIEVLSVNIKNAQSLVSLQQDYVKKFGNLYANPFGQRKFVKNKDGEIVQDLSKKVFQSQNPGDQEYVDRFKKLIQGFGMYTGRIFMEYTNAEIVKLIQKYAVYNPNFNYKSTSFFKLVDGKPVEEKLTHNPFLDPRQVFVGPQLRAKYDFLPKSGYDLRIEFEDYGIKQFSNMFQQVLYPKILLPINRKFVEYTVGGIRNFGTDLSKFIWNGPFDISDLSLGQQGYMILSKRQSYYSSDKTVPSKIKVFFADQPELLSSLFSDGYIAKTRIPSSFQRKFWSDAKTRQYMTKQQGYGTIGIQINLDNVKRGKSPLQDPDLRRALFYSINRVDMLRLYGLDSSFPQTTWTSPDNISTNKGYPLETFFSGKYYYSEDKDANGNFKKFPISSESYPSHLSKAVWFESVPRVDNSYNLDVANFYLNRFKKNHPEIKHVKLTFIYKENNEENAAIGLQDVLSRQTNGFIEIDPIRLPDGIYYQRLITGDFDLTMKNFDFFNIGGGEPQSYIRAFFNTDEISPLDSKLIGFVYNPSGSLTYNSWWSSLTKEQQDAVMNRLRISDFFRKKFEELIQRKVKLDENGKPKMHKVALNKEGTKFATDLNGKFIMEPEFVETSDDYNKRINNFFSGNFTIEEKEAGWTQDNVFKFVAIFEEIIREFVPVIPLMEVDTFWLIDRIRAGNDGSFQYAFDVENIKNSFITPEDGKE, via the coding sequence ATGAAAAAGTTGTTTAAAAAGTCTTTATTTTTTATTAGTTCTTTAACTCCAGTAATTCTTTTGGCGAGTTGTGAAACAGTTACTGAACGAAATCGTCAAGAATTTGATTTTGGAATCGCAATTCCTCCAATCAATGACCTTAACTATGTGACTAACAAATCTTCAGAACCAATTATCAAATCACTTGTTGAATCATTTTTCAAACCTGGTCCTTCTGCTGGTTCTAGTTATGGAGCAAAATTAAATTTACCCACTTCATCAATTACTACATATAGTAGTAGTGGAAATTACACTACTGCATCTGAAATTCTTGACCATATTGATACCATTAAAAGTGACAACGCTTCTTACAATTTAACAGATTGAGGACTTACTGTTGGAACAATAAATCCTGGAACTGATGGCCACTTTTCAACTATAGAAAATAACTCTGGTGGTGAAGTTACTGTAACAATTCCACTTAATAAAGGAGCTTCTAAATGGTCAAATGGTGATGAAGTAACTGCTCAAGACTACATTGATTATGTTTTATATGTTTTAAATGCTAATGTAGCTTCACCAAAATTAATTGAAGTTTTATCAGTTAATATCAAAAATGCTCAATCACTTGTTTCATTGCAACAAGACTATGTTAAAAAGTTTGGTAATTTATATGCCAATCCATTTGGTCAACGCAAATTTGTTAAAAATAAAGATGGCGAAATTGTTCAAGATTTATCAAAAAAGGTCTTTCAATCACAAAATCCAGGTGATCAAGAATATGTTGACAGGTTCAAAAAATTAATTCAAGGTTTTGGGATGTACACAGGTAGAATTTTCATGGAATATACCAATGCTGAAATTGTGAAATTAATTCAAAAATATGCTGTTTATAATCCTAATTTTAATTACAAAAGCACTTCGTTTTTCAAACTTGTTGATGGCAAACCAGTTGAAGAAAAATTAACTCATAACCCATTTTTAGATCCAAGGCAGGTTTTTGTTGGTCCACAATTGCGAGCAAAATATGACTTCTTGCCAAAATCAGGTTATGACTTACGAATTGAGTTTGAAGACTATGGAATAAAACAGTTTTCAAATATGTTCCAGCAAGTATTGTATCCAAAAATTTTGTTGCCAATTAATAGAAAATTTGTTGAATACACAGTTGGTGGAATTCGTAATTTTGGAACAGATCTAAGCAAATTTATTTGAAATGGGCCTTTTGACATTTCAGATTTAAGCTTGGGCCAACAAGGTTATATGATTTTGAGTAAACGCCAAAGTTATTACTCATCTGATAAGACAGTGCCAAGTAAAATTAAAGTCTTTTTTGCCGATCAACCAGAACTTCTATCTTCATTATTTAGTGATGGTTATATTGCAAAAACTCGAATTCCTTCGAGTTTTCAACGTAAGTTTTGGTCTGATGCCAAAACTCGTCAATATATGACCAAACAGCAAGGTTATGGAACTATTGGAATTCAAATTAACCTCGACAATGTCAAACGAGGAAAATCACCACTTCAAGATCCTGATTTAAGAAGAGCTTTATTTTATAGCATTAACCGAGTTGATATGTTAAGACTATATGGTCTAGATTCATCTTTCCCACAAACAACTTGAACTAGTCCTGATAATATTTCAACAAATAAAGGTTATCCATTAGAAACTTTCTTTAGTGGTAAATATTACTACTCGGAAGATAAAGATGCTAATGGAAATTTTAAGAAATTTCCAATTTCATCTGAAAGCTATCCATCACACCTTTCCAAAGCTGTTTGATTTGAGTCTGTGCCACGAGTTGACAATTCATATAATTTAGATGTTGCTAACTTTTATTTAAATAGGTTCAAAAAAAATCACCCAGAAATCAAACATGTTAAATTAACCTTTATTTATAAAGAAAACAACGAAGAAAATGCAGCTATTGGACTTCAAGATGTGCTTTCTCGTCAAACTAATGGTTTTATTGAAATCGATCCAATTCGATTGCCAGATGGAATTTATTACCAACGTTTAATTACTGGTGATTTTGATCTTACTATGAAAAACTTTGACTTTTTCAACATCGGTGGTGGTGAACCTCAGAGTTACATTAGAGCATTTTTTAACACGGATGAAATTAGTCCTCTTGATAGCAAACTAATTGGTTTTGTATATAATCCATCAGGTTCATTAACATATAATAGTTGATGATCAAGTTTAACTAAAGAACAACAAGATGCCGTAATGAACAGGCTTAGAATTAGTGATTTTTTTAGAAAAAAATTCGAAGAATTAATTCAGCGTAAAGTCAAACTTGATGAAAATGGTAAACCAAAAATGCACAAGGTGGCACTCAATAAAGAAGGAACTAAATTTGCCACTGATTTAAATGGTAAATTTATTATGGAACCAGAATTTGTTGAAACAAGTGATGACTATAATAAACGAATCAATAACTTTTTCAGTGGTAACTTTACAATTGAAGAAAAAGAAGCTGGATGAACTCAAGATAATGTCTTTAAGTTTGTTGCTATTTTTGAAGAAATTATTCGTGAGTTTGTGCCAGTTATCCCACTTATGGAAGTTGATACTTTCTGACTTATTGATAGAATTCGGGCAGGTAATGATGGTTCATTCCAATATGCCTTTGATGTTGAAAATATTAAAAATAGTTTTATCACACCTGAAGATGGTAAGGAATAA